The Burkholderiales bacterium JOSHI_001 genomic sequence GGCGGCGGTGTGCTCGTCGCCCACCTCGCGGGCCAGGCGCAAGGCGGCGTGGGCGCGGCGCAGCGGCGCAAGCAGGTCGCTGCGCACCAGCGGCAGCAGCAGGTCACCACCGCCCGCGGCCACCTGCGCCAGTCCGTCTTGAAGTCCACACTTCATTTCTTACCCCTTGTTTCGCTTTTATTATCTGTTTTATCATTTTTGGCGCAAGTACGGGCGTTCGACGAACCTCGGGGGCGCGTGACTTAGCGCACGCCGGGGCGGTCAGGCGGCCTGGCGACGGTCCAGACGCTGCCGCACCAGACGCTCCAGTTCCGAGAAGGGCACTGGCTTGGTGAACACGCGCACCCCCTCCGGCAGGCCCCCCCGGTCCTCGATGTCCTGCGGGCCCAGGGCGGTGACCACCACCAGTTCCAGGTCGGCAAATCCGCTGCCCGGCCCGCGCAGCGAGCGGATCATGCGAAAGCCGTCCATGCCCGGCATGTTCAGGTCAGTCACCAGCAGGTCGGGACGCTGCTCGCCGATGCGCAGCAGGGCCTCGAAGCCGTTGTTGGCCGTGGTCAGTGTGATGGGCAGGCCCCAGCCTTCGATCATCAGCGTGAACAGGCGCAGCAGGTCGGGCTCATCCTCCACCACCAGCATGCGAAAGCGAGCGTCGGCGGCGCGCGCGGCCGCTGGCGCCGCTTCGGCCCCGGCACGGCCGCGGGCCGGCACGTTGATGGCCGCCTGGCGCTCGGCCAGCAGTTTTTCCACCGCGCTGCGGGCAATGCGGCGGTGGCCGCCAGCGGTTTTCCAGGCCGGCAGCACACCACTTTCCACCCACAACTGCACCGTGCGCAGCGCCACGCCCAGGCGCTCGGCAGCCTCGCGGGTGGAAATCACATCGTCGTTGGTGGGGGTCTGCCGCATCCGGGTCTCCGGGTTGGATGGCGTGATTTTAGCGATTTTGCAGAGTTGAGGCGAAACCGATCCGCGCAATCAAGTCGCCCGCGGCCCCGCCGATAAACCGGGCAGCCCCGACCCCCTGGTCGGGCTGCCCCCATGCACCGCACCCCCGCCCGTCCCAAGCCCGCTGAATTGGCGGCGCCCACCACCCCGACCGCGCAGCGCAAGGCGCCGCGCCCCGCCGCGGCCGAGCCAGCGCCCAAGCCGCCCCACACGGGCGAGTTGCAGGCGGTGCTGGAAGGGGCCGGGGTGGCGCTGGCCTACTTCCGCCCCGATGGCACGCTGCGCTTTGCCAATGCGGCCCTGGCCGAATGGCTGCAGCCTGGCGGCGCCGCGCCGCTGGGCCGCACCCTGGCCGAACTGGGTCAGGCACTGCGAACACGCCTGCGCGAGCCGCAGTTGGTGGCCGAGGAAGGCTGGCTGCTGCGCCGCCTGGACAACCCCGACCGCCGCA encodes the following:
- a CDS encoding DNA-binding protein, excisionase family (PFAM: Response regulator receiver domain~TIGRFAM: DNA binding domain, excisionase family), which gives rise to MRQTPTNDDVISTREAAERLGVALRTVQLWVESGVLPAWKTAGGHRRIARSAVEKLLAERQAAINVPARGRAGAEAAPAAARAADARFRMLVVEDEPDLLRLFTLMIEGWGLPITLTTANNGFEALLRIGEQRPDLLVTDLNMPGMDGFRMIRSLRGPGSGFADLELVVVTALGPQDIEDRGGLPEGVRVFTKPVPFSELERLVRQRLDRRQAA